Proteins co-encoded in one Nitrospira sp. genomic window:
- a CDS encoding ATP-binding cassette domain-containing protein, protein MRHEGATLAPTSTQHSALGPQHADTVIKVSAFVKRYKKHVAVDGVDLEVRRGEIYGLIGPDGAGKSSLMKAIAGVLTYDEGTVNVFGTLVDSERAAERVKQRIGFLPQGLGLNLYPDLSVEENIDFFARLRLVLERDLLERKTRLLAMTRLDKFRDRAMKHLSGGMKQKLGLICTLIHEPELAILDEPTTGVDPVSRRDFWAILAELLQEKGMTALVSTAYMDEAARFHRLSFVSNGKELASGTPAEVRALVPGSMVTFEAAPQLDAIARLKRTYRQVEALGPRLHVFTASTDAAQAVSQIETALGGVTSSNLRVDEPELEDVFVALLLRQVEHQEGNGALSVSPMNRDHDGPAIEAKGLIRDFGSFRAVDHVTFRVQPGEIFGLLGANGAGKTTVIKMLTGIMPPTGGEGRVAGADMKTAGNAIKERIGYMSQAFSLYLDLTVVENIWLFAGIYGLDSRATEERLQWIVAMAGLHGYESNLTGRLPMGVRQRLALGCALVHRPRVLFLDEPTSGVDPIGRRRFWDILSRLAREEEVSILVTTHYMTEAEHCDHLALMYAGRIVAEGSPSDMKSQVEQEAGQLLEIETDIPGRALRRLKEAGFSEAALYGTKIHLLSRHHAEDEARLRTVLSSDGMRVKAVGGRPLSLEDVFVHRVMTLEQQEEATKRGAGL, encoded by the coding sequence GTGAGACATGAGGGGGCAACGCTGGCTCCGACTTCAACACAGCACTCAGCACTTGGCCCTCAGCATGCGGACACCGTCATTAAGGTGTCCGCATTCGTGAAGCGCTACAAGAAGCACGTTGCGGTCGACGGCGTCGATCTGGAGGTTCGTCGTGGTGAGATCTACGGCCTCATCGGGCCGGACGGAGCCGGAAAGAGCAGCCTCATGAAGGCGATTGCCGGTGTGTTGACCTATGATGAAGGAACAGTCAACGTTTTCGGCACCCTGGTGGATTCGGAACGAGCCGCGGAGCGCGTGAAGCAACGGATCGGTTTTCTGCCGCAAGGTCTGGGGCTCAATTTATATCCCGACCTCTCCGTCGAGGAAAACATCGATTTCTTTGCGCGACTCCGACTGGTGCTGGAGCGCGACCTCCTGGAGCGTAAGACCAGGCTGCTTGCCATGACCCGACTCGACAAGTTTCGTGATCGGGCGATGAAACATTTATCAGGTGGCATGAAACAGAAGCTGGGGCTGATCTGCACCCTTATCCATGAGCCGGAGCTCGCGATCTTGGATGAACCGACCACCGGGGTGGATCCCGTCTCGCGCCGCGATTTCTGGGCCATTCTGGCTGAGCTGCTGCAAGAGAAAGGCATGACCGCCCTGGTCTCGACCGCTTATATGGACGAGGCGGCTCGGTTTCATCGGCTTTCATTCGTCTCGAATGGAAAAGAACTGGCCTCAGGCACACCCGCCGAAGTCCGAGCGCTGGTCCCCGGTTCGATGGTGACGTTTGAAGCAGCGCCACAGCTGGATGCAATCGCTCGCCTCAAGCGGACGTACCGGCAAGTCGAGGCGCTGGGGCCTCGGCTGCATGTCTTCACGGCATCCACTGATGCGGCGCAAGCGGTGTCGCAGATCGAAACCGCTTTAGGTGGCGTGACGTCATCGAACCTTCGAGTGGACGAACCGGAATTGGAAGATGTGTTTGTCGCGCTCTTGCTGAGGCAGGTCGAACATCAAGAAGGGAACGGTGCCCTCTCTGTTTCCCCGATGAACCGCGACCACGACGGGCCGGCGATCGAAGCCAAGGGACTCATCCGCGATTTCGGATCTTTTCGAGCCGTGGATCACGTCACGTTTCGAGTCCAACCCGGAGAAATCTTCGGCCTGCTGGGGGCCAACGGAGCGGGGAAAACCACTGTGATCAAGATGCTGACCGGCATCATGCCACCGACCGGCGGAGAAGGTCGGGTGGCGGGGGCCGACATGAAGACCGCGGGTAACGCCATCAAAGAGCGTATCGGCTACATGTCACAGGCCTTCTCCCTCTATCTGGACTTGACCGTCGTGGAGAACATTTGGTTATTCGCCGGGATCTATGGATTAGATTCGCGGGCGACGGAGGAACGATTGCAATGGATCGTTGCGATGGCCGGTTTACACGGGTATGAGTCAAACCTCACCGGTCGCCTGCCGATGGGAGTCCGTCAGCGGCTCGCGCTCGGCTGTGCGCTCGTCCATCGGCCACGCGTGTTGTTTTTGGACGAACCGACCTCGGGCGTCGACCCGATCGGCCGACGGCGTTTCTGGGATATTTTGTCGCGGCTGGCGCGCGAAGAAGAGGTTTCGATCTTGGTCACCACACATTATATGACCGAAGCCGAGCATTGCGACCACCTGGCGTTGATGTATGCGGGACGGATCGTCGCCGAAGGATCGCCGAGCGACATGAAAAGTCAGGTCGAGCAAGAAGCCGGGCAGCTTCTTGAAATCGAGACGGATATCCCCGGAAGGGCGTTGCGTCGATTGAAAGAGGCGGGGTTTTCCGAAGCTGCACTCTACGGCACCAAGATCCATCTGTTGTCCCGCCATCACGCAGAAGACGAGGCGCGGCTCCGTACGGTGCTGTCATCCGACGGCATGCGCGTGAAGGCTGTTGGCGGCCGGCCGCTCAGTCTCGAGGATGTGTTCGTCCATCGGGTCATGACGCTGGAACAACAGGAAGAAGCGACGAAACGAGGAGCCGGTTTATGA
- a CDS encoding response regulator transcription factor — protein MDTTLIDRVKTIGADGADRLKTKCIRVLLVDDHFLVRQGLRKYLSRHLDIELVGEATDGEEAVKLTDLLEPDVVVMDIHMPRMNGIEATGSIIRKYPHLPVIGLSFYVDNGTREAFLDAGACLLLEKETAYQHLPQAMYQAVDRSVDAGSPARCRPPQNGRRQRCA, from the coding sequence ATGGACACGACACTTATCGATCGAGTCAAAACCATTGGAGCCGATGGAGCCGACCGGCTGAAGACGAAATGTATTCGTGTGTTACTGGTAGATGACCACTTCCTCGTCCGGCAAGGGTTGCGTAAATATCTTAGCCGTCATCTCGACATTGAACTGGTGGGTGAAGCGACGGATGGGGAAGAGGCGGTGAAGCTGACAGACCTGCTGGAGCCCGATGTCGTTGTGATGGACATTCACATGCCGAGAATGAACGGTATCGAAGCGACAGGTTCCATCATACGGAAATATCCGCACCTGCCTGTCATTGGCCTCTCGTTTTACGTCGACAATGGGACTCGAGAAGCGTTTTTGGATGCCGGTGCTTGCCTATTGCTCGAAAAAGAAACCGCGTATCAACACCTGCCTCAAGCAATGTATCAGGCTGTCGACAGAAGCGTCGATGCCGGTTCGCCCGCTCGTTGCCGCCCCCCGCAGAACGGAAGGAGGCAGCGGTGCGCCTAA
- a CDS encoding CopD family protein: protein MYSTLVVLHILAAVTWIGGMIFLSLVLAPLVRGRKAAPEFMALFRSAALRFRPIVWVAIAVLLITGPMLLSLRGIHVTSPASWPGIVTVKLMLVALLLFLILLHDLVFGPQVSRVSAIPDSQRTPSEQVVFKTARWLPRVSLLIALAVVIAATMLARS, encoded by the coding sequence ATGTACTCCACCCTGGTTGTCCTACACATCCTTGCCGCTGTCACCTGGATCGGCGGAATGATTTTTCTCTCGTTGGTCTTGGCTCCGTTAGTCAGAGGCCGGAAGGCGGCGCCGGAATTCATGGCGCTGTTTCGATCTGCGGCGCTACGATTTCGTCCTATTGTGTGGGTTGCCATTGCAGTATTACTCATCACCGGCCCGATGCTATTGTCCCTACGGGGTATCCATGTGACCAGCCCGGCCTCGTGGCCGGGGATTGTGACCGTGAAGTTGATGCTGGTCGCCCTGTTGTTGTTCCTGATCCTCCTCCATGACCTTGTCTTCGGTCCTCAGGTCAGTCGGGTCAGTGCCATACCGGATTCCCAGCGAACGCCCAGTGAACAGGTCGTCTTCAAAACCGCGCGCTGGCTGCCGCGTGTTTCGTTGCTCATCGCATTGGCTGTTGTGATCGCGGCGACGATGCTGGCTCGGTCCTAA
- a CDS encoding response regulator, with translation MNKPDVIEGRTDASPGHPKVLLVDDHPVNLTVLAELLRRDDVKLLCAKSGAEALELLLLHDVALALIDVQMPEMDGFELAEVMRGVERAKHVPIIFVTAGSREERYRFRGYEAGAVDFLYKPIEPDVLKSKVNVFLAIDRQRRELTRLLTERTEAERRVRESEQRLQQWNERLEQRVAERTQKLLESQQRLRALALELNLAEQRERARLATEMHDHLQQMLVLGKLKLGGAKRLVTGQPSVEMMIHETEEIFAEALQYTRSLVAELSPSVLRDHGLAAGLTWLGEYMEKHDMAVTVEVPQDQTLNLAEDQIALLFQSARELLMNAWKHAGTGKATVTMRHEGSQLLVQVSDEGAGFDFAAAEAPATGGLSSKFGLFSIRERMSAIGGSFEIESAPSKGTTGTLRLPLTGTGEVGVKVQAEGPNKKLSSTLQHPASRIRLLLVDDHAMMRQGLRAMLEEYEDVQVVGEAVDGRDAVRLVEKLRPTIVVMDINMPTMNGIEATREIKARHPNIAVIGLSVNAEHENRDAMAKAGAATLLTKEAAVEQLYQTVQTVLKDISPVA, from the coding sequence ATGAACAAACCAGATGTGATCGAGGGCCGGACCGACGCGTCGCCGGGCCATCCCAAGGTGCTGCTCGTGGACGACCATCCGGTCAACCTAACGGTGCTCGCTGAATTGCTGCGCCGCGATGACGTGAAACTACTGTGCGCCAAGTCTGGAGCCGAGGCTCTGGAACTGTTGTTGCTGCACGACGTGGCTTTGGCGCTCATCGACGTGCAGATGCCCGAGATGGACGGCTTCGAGCTGGCGGAGGTGATGCGCGGCGTGGAGCGGGCCAAACACGTCCCCATCATCTTCGTCACGGCCGGATCGCGCGAGGAGCGATATCGCTTTCGAGGGTACGAGGCGGGGGCGGTGGATTTTCTCTACAAGCCGATCGAGCCGGACGTGCTCAAGAGCAAAGTCAACGTATTTCTCGCGATCGATCGTCAACGTCGCGAGCTCACCCGGCTGCTGACGGAACGCACGGAGGCGGAACGCCGAGTCCGCGAAAGTGAACAGCGCCTGCAACAGTGGAACGAGCGGTTGGAACAGCGAGTTGCTGAGCGGACGCAGAAGCTGCTGGAGTCTCAGCAGCGACTGCGTGCCTTAGCGCTGGAATTGAATCTGGCCGAGCAACGCGAGCGAGCGCGATTGGCCACGGAAATGCACGACCATCTGCAGCAAATGCTGGTGCTGGGCAAGCTGAAACTCGGCGGCGCCAAACGGTTGGTCACGGGTCAGCCCTCCGTGGAAATGATGATTCACGAAACGGAGGAGATCTTTGCAGAGGCGTTGCAATACACGCGCTCGCTCGTGGCTGAGTTGAGTCCGTCGGTGTTGCGGGACCATGGCCTCGCCGCCGGACTCACATGGCTGGGCGAATATATGGAAAAGCACGACATGGCGGTCACCGTGGAGGTTCCACAGGACCAGACCTTGAACCTGGCGGAAGATCAGATAGCCTTGCTGTTTCAGTCGGCCCGCGAACTCTTGATGAATGCCTGGAAGCATGCCGGCACCGGCAAAGCGACTGTCACGATGCGACATGAGGGGAGTCAGCTGTTGGTGCAAGTGTCTGATGAGGGCGCCGGCTTTGATTTTGCTGCGGCTGAGGCGCCTGCCACGGGAGGCTTGTCATCAAAATTCGGTCTCTTCAGCATCCGTGAACGAATGAGCGCGATCGGCGGCTCGTTCGAGATCGAATCGGCGCCGAGCAAGGGGACCACGGGGACGCTGCGCTTGCCGCTGACCGGGACCGGCGAGGTGGGGGTCAAGGTTCAGGCTGAGGGGCCGAACAAAAAGCTTTCCTCAACCTTGCAGCACCCTGCTTCGCGAATTCGTTTATTGTTGGTGGACGACCACGCCATGATGCGGCAGGGACTCCGTGCGATGTTGGAGGAGTATGAGGATGTGCAAGTCGTGGGAGAAGCGGTGGATGGCAGAGACGCCGTGCGGTTGGTCGAGAAGCTCAGGCCCACCATCGTGGTGATGGACATCAACATGCCGACGATGAACGGCATCGAGGCGACGCGCGAGATCAAGGCCCGTCATCCCAACATCGCGGTGATCGGTCTATCGGTCAACGCCGAGCATGAGAATCGTGATGCGATGGCGAAGGCAGGCGCCGCAACGCTGCTTACAAAGGAAGCGGCGGTCGAACAGCTCTACCAGACCGTGCAGACGGTGTTAAAGGACATCTCCCCCGTCGCGTGA
- a CDS encoding response regulator: MTRFERTPTPLVYGAIVLSSSAVFISGLLTELGIAVWVFYILPLVFSYLTWKPLVPAYTATATTLLILVGFLVSSHGIDPLLAAQNRIFEVATSWALAALGYQFITNKLTVRKQEWLQSGQTLLSERMAGDPNIDQLGSRVLGTIAKYLDAPAGALFIENGPTFRRTATYGVPADARLPLEVRSGDGLLGRALVEQKVIVVPDVSEGYLTIGSSLGRSAPRHLLIAPLAVERSIKAVLELGFLHPVNESDKEFVTRVSESIAVAIRSAQVRVHIQELLEETQRQAEELQAQSEELRAANEELTERSASLEDSHARLEEQTVMLEAQNDELIRAKSDVEAQARELEQAGRYKSEFLANMSHELRTPLNASLILARQLSDNADGNLTPEQVAYARNIESAGRDLLALINEVLDLAKVEAGRMEVQPLPVCLAALAQHVTAMFQPVAEDKDLSLRVRLADGMPETIETDQQRLEQILNNLLSNAIKFTEQGEVRLEVGRASDGRIAFAVRDTGIGITDHQHQAIFEPFRQADGTTNRKYGGTGLGLSIARKFTRLLGGEIRLTSAPGQGSTFTVLLPERYKAVSEPGRTSVSGGPEGQFALTVPDSSHGREADPGHARIPDDRERLSGDRRVVLIVEDDPTQREAITALLTSRDVETVGVGTAADCFERLCATTFDCMVLDLSLPDEKGYALLETLSHEDRYSCPPVIIYTGRELSPDEEQRLRRYAKSIVIKDAKSPERLLDEVTLFLHQVVADLPPVQQALLTRARCGDAALEGARLLVVEDDVRTVFALMSLLEPRGAEVQVARNGREALTVLEGSLQPDGAPIDLVLMDIMMPEMDGLTAMREIRKRPEWRHLPIIALTSMAMKADRLQALTAGANDYMAKPVDADRLVSLVRIWMPKWRG; the protein is encoded by the coding sequence ATGACCCGTTTTGAACGGACCCCCACGCCCCTGGTCTATGGCGCCATCGTTCTGTCGAGTAGCGCCGTATTCATCAGCGGTCTTTTGACCGAGCTCGGCATCGCTGTCTGGGTCTTTTATATCCTGCCGCTGGTCTTCTCCTATTTGACCTGGAAGCCACTCGTGCCGGCCTACACAGCCACGGCAACTACGCTGCTGATACTCGTCGGCTTTTTAGTGAGCTCACACGGTATCGATCCGCTCCTTGCGGCGCAGAATCGCATTTTCGAGGTGGCGACCAGTTGGGCCTTGGCGGCGCTCGGTTATCAGTTCATCACCAATAAGCTCACCGTTCGCAAACAGGAATGGCTGCAATCCGGCCAGACTCTCCTGAGCGAGCGGATGGCGGGCGATCCGAACATCGACCAGCTCGGGTCGCGGGTGCTTGGCACCATTGCCAAGTATCTCGATGCCCCGGCCGGCGCCTTGTTCATTGAGAACGGCCCGACGTTTCGCCGGACGGCGACGTACGGTGTCCCGGCCGATGCCCGTCTCCCACTGGAGGTCCGATCCGGAGACGGCTTGCTCGGCCGGGCGCTCGTTGAACAAAAGGTCATCGTGGTACCCGACGTGTCGGAGGGCTATCTGACCATCGGGAGTTCGCTGGGCCGTAGCGCCCCGCGACATTTGCTCATTGCTCCGCTGGCCGTGGAGCGCTCGATCAAAGCGGTGCTGGAACTGGGATTTCTTCATCCGGTGAACGAGTCGGACAAGGAATTCGTCACCCGGGTGTCCGAGTCGATCGCCGTGGCGATTCGCTCGGCGCAGGTTCGTGTCCATATCCAAGAGTTGCTGGAGGAAACTCAACGTCAAGCGGAAGAGCTTCAAGCGCAAAGCGAAGAACTCCGCGCGGCAAACGAGGAGCTGACGGAGCGAAGCGCCAGTCTCGAGGACTCTCACGCCAGGTTGGAAGAGCAGACCGTCATGCTGGAGGCACAGAACGATGAGTTGATCCGCGCCAAGAGCGACGTGGAAGCCCAGGCGCGCGAATTGGAGCAGGCCGGCCGGTACAAATCCGAATTTCTCGCGAACATGTCCCACGAGCTGCGCACGCCGTTGAACGCGTCGCTGATTTTGGCTCGGCAGCTTAGCGACAACGCCGACGGCAACCTGACGCCTGAACAGGTGGCTTATGCCAGGAACATCGAATCGGCCGGCCGGGATCTCTTGGCGCTGATCAATGAAGTGCTGGATCTGGCAAAAGTGGAAGCCGGTCGCATGGAGGTGCAGCCGCTTCCGGTGTGCCTGGCTGCCTTGGCTCAACATGTGACGGCCATGTTTCAGCCGGTGGCCGAGGACAAAGACTTGAGCCTACGCGTCCGGCTCGCGGACGGGATGCCGGAGACGATCGAGACCGATCAGCAGCGACTGGAGCAGATACTCAATAATTTACTCTCAAACGCGATCAAATTCACCGAACAGGGCGAAGTCCGGTTGGAGGTCGGCCGCGCGTCCGACGGTCGGATCGCGTTCGCGGTCCGCGACACAGGTATCGGCATCACGGACCACCAGCACCAAGCTATTTTTGAGCCGTTCCGCCAGGCCGACGGCACGACTAACCGGAAGTACGGCGGCACCGGCCTTGGACTGTCCATCGCCCGGAAGTTCACGCGACTGTTGGGTGGAGAAATAAGATTGACCAGCGCACCGGGGCAAGGCAGCACGTTCACCGTGCTGCTGCCGGAACGGTACAAGGCGGTTTCGGAGCCTGGCAGGACCTCTGTGTCTGGAGGACCCGAAGGACAGTTTGCGCTGACGGTTCCTGACTCTAGCCACGGGAGGGAGGCAGACCCTGGCCATGCTCGAATTCCCGACGATCGCGAACGGCTGTCGGGCGACCGACGCGTCGTCTTGATCGTCGAGGACGATCCGACGCAGCGGGAAGCCATCACGGCGCTGTTGACCTCACGTGACGTGGAAACCGTCGGCGTGGGGACCGCCGCGGACTGCTTCGAAAGACTTTGTGCCACCACCTTCGACTGCATGGTGCTCGATTTGAGTCTGCCGGATGAGAAGGGCTACGCTCTGTTGGAAACGTTGAGCCATGAGGACCGGTATTCATGTCCGCCGGTCATCATCTATACGGGGCGCGAACTCTCGCCGGACGAAGAGCAGCGCCTCCGCCGCTACGCCAAGTCCATCGTCATCAAGGACGCCAAGTCGCCCGAACGGCTGTTGGACGAGGTGACGCTCTTTCTGCATCAGGTGGTCGCCGACCTGCCACCCGTGCAGCAGGCCCTGCTCACCCGAGCGCGTTGCGGAGACGCGGCCCTCGAGGGGGCCAGGCTGTTGGTGGTGGAAGACGACGTGCGCACCGTGTTCGCGCTCATGAGCCTGTTGGAGCCACGCGGCGCCGAAGTACAGGTAGCCCGGAACGGCCGCGAGGCCCTGACGGTACTGGAAGGATCGCTCCAGCCCGACGGCGCTCCGATCGACCTGGTGCTGATGGACATCATGATGCCGGAGATGGACGGCTTGACCGCCATGCGCGAAATCCGCAAGCGCCCAGAATGGCGCCATTTGCCCATCATCGCGCTCACCTCCATGGCGATGAAGGCGGATCGTCTGCAGGCATTGACCGCCGGCGCCAACGATTACATGGCCAAGCCGGTGGACGCGGACAGGCTGGTGTCGCTGGTGCGGATTTGGATGCCGAAATGGAGAGGTTGA
- a CDS encoding efflux RND transporter periplasmic adaptor subunit: MTTRTYIITAIAVVVAMLIGYTTLSRLFWDSGLPEGLIQANGRIEGDHVTIASKFPGRIAELRAREGDSVARDQPLVILDDVQTRARVEQARRLVDMLEAQVEAAHTALAVMNLEVPLGIEAASAKVDSARAAVEKAKAVEEEARQDVARMRALLPEQAVSHQLHAQTEARWKVAVSEQASAKSALSQAIKELSQAELGWKRIKAKEGEVAALERQRDQSYAALDETESVLNDLTIKAPASGTITARMVDVGEVVTAGVPLLELVNLDRLYLQVYVPAVQIGKVRLDLPARIHTDTFPDRPFEATVRYIASKAEFTPKEVQTPDERVKLIYAVRLYLTDNPDHRLTPGLPADAIIRWKEDVAWTKPRS, encoded by the coding sequence ATGACGACCCGAACCTATATCATCACGGCCATCGCCGTGGTTGTGGCGATGCTTATTGGTTATACGACGCTGAGTCGACTTTTCTGGGATAGTGGGTTACCGGAGGGGCTCATTCAGGCCAACGGACGCATTGAAGGAGATCACGTCACTATTGCAAGTAAGTTTCCCGGACGGATTGCCGAGCTGAGAGCCCGGGAAGGTGACTCGGTTGCAAGAGACCAGCCGCTGGTAATTCTGGACGATGTTCAGACGCGCGCCAGGGTCGAACAGGCCCGTCGGCTGGTGGATATGCTTGAGGCTCAGGTCGAGGCGGCTCATACGGCACTCGCGGTGATGAATCTTGAAGTGCCGCTCGGTATCGAAGCCGCTTCGGCGAAGGTGGACAGCGCCCGTGCCGCCGTCGAAAAGGCCAAGGCGGTTGAAGAGGAGGCCAGGCAAGATGTCGCGCGTATGCGCGCGTTGCTGCCCGAGCAGGCCGTATCCCACCAACTGCATGCTCAGACCGAGGCTCGGTGGAAGGTCGCCGTAAGCGAGCAGGCCTCCGCCAAGAGCGCTCTGAGCCAGGCCATCAAAGAACTCTCGCAGGCCGAATTGGGCTGGAAACGTATCAAGGCGAAGGAAGGAGAGGTCGCCGCGTTGGAACGTCAACGTGACCAGTCGTACGCAGCCCTTGATGAAACAGAAAGTGTGCTGAACGATTTGACGATCAAGGCGCCCGCGAGCGGCACCATTACCGCCAGAATGGTCGATGTCGGCGAAGTCGTGACGGCCGGCGTCCCGCTCCTTGAACTGGTGAATCTCGACCGATTGTATTTGCAGGTGTATGTGCCGGCAGTGCAAATTGGGAAAGTGAGGCTCGACCTGCCGGCCAGGATTCATACAGACACCTTTCCCGACCGGCCGTTCGAGGCAACGGTGCGCTACATTGCCTCGAAGGCCGAGTTCACACCGAAAGAAGTTCAGACGCCGGACGAGCGGGTGAAGCTGATTTACGCGGTACGCCTGTACCTAACCGACAATCCGGATCATCGCCTGACGCCCGGCTTGCCAGCCGACGCCATCATTCGATGGAAAGAAGACGTAGCGTGGACGAAACCGAGATCGTAA
- a CDS encoding SUMF1/EgtB/PvdO family nonheme iron enzyme, whose product MKQTLGVLGFLICLTVTAVSMAAHDAETGELDFAKGEALLKKKQYEEARAALEAGLMKNSSNVQAHFNLAEACRGLAAWACAEEHYETALYLDAKSRTAGTKELRLRKMEVWRSLEEVTAWRLLEEAKELIAGGHADPDQMKKAEEALDGANELGLNQEQQAVYQQLQAKLPGRRSTTVLDSLKPTETPLALVPAGEFTMGSTMADDEKPVHHVYLDAFYMDKYHVTVRQYAKYLEATDKEAPPEWDIMNQPRHQKSPVVNVSWFDAATYCKWAGKRLPTEAEWEKAARGTDGRLYPWGNEAPTRLHANFGKKEWANHMALVPVGMFELGKSPYGIYDMAGNAWEWVNDWYDHDYYKKSPAKNPQGPKTGKSKVVRGGNWLYVQEFLRSSFRFNAEPSGRQFGYGFRCAKTP is encoded by the coding sequence ATGAAGCAGACCCTTGGGGTGCTGGGTTTTCTCATATGCTTGACCGTGACCGCAGTCTCCATGGCAGCGCACGATGCCGAGACAGGCGAACTGGATTTTGCCAAAGGAGAGGCTCTATTGAAGAAGAAGCAGTATGAGGAAGCGCGCGCGGCGCTGGAGGCCGGCCTCATGAAAAACTCCTCGAATGTGCAGGCTCATTTCAACCTGGCTGAGGCTTGTCGAGGGTTAGCAGCCTGGGCCTGCGCGGAAGAACATTATGAAACCGCGTTGTATCTGGATGCGAAATCTAGAACAGCGGGGACGAAGGAGCTACGGTTGCGCAAAATGGAGGTGTGGCGCTCGCTGGAAGAAGTGACGGCGTGGCGGTTGCTGGAGGAAGCGAAAGAGTTGATTGCCGGTGGGCATGCCGACCCTGACCAAATGAAGAAGGCGGAGGAGGCCCTGGACGGCGCCAATGAGCTAGGGCTCAACCAGGAACAACAGGCGGTCTATCAGCAGTTACAAGCGAAACTCCCTGGGCGGCGTTCGACCACCGTGCTGGATAGTCTGAAACCGACTGAGACGCCGCTGGCGCTGGTGCCGGCAGGGGAATTCACGATGGGGAGCACCATGGCGGACGATGAAAAGCCGGTGCATCACGTCTATCTCGACGCCTTCTATATGGACAAGTACCACGTGACGGTGCGGCAGTATGCCAAGTATCTGGAGGCGACGGACAAGGAGGCGCCGCCCGAGTGGGATATCATGAACCAACCCCGACATCAGAAAAGCCCGGTTGTCAATGTCAGTTGGTTCGATGCTGCCACGTACTGCAAATGGGCCGGCAAGCGCCTGCCGACCGAGGCGGAGTGGGAAAAGGCGGCGCGAGGGACGGATGGCCGTCTCTATCCCTGGGGCAATGAGGCCCCCACCAGGCTCCACGCGAATTTCGGCAAAAAGGAATGGGCGAATCATATGGCCTTGGTTCCGGTGGGAATGTTTGAACTAGGCAAGAGCCCCTACGGCATCTATGACATGGCCGGCAATGCTTGGGAATGGGTCAACGACTGGTATGACCATGACTATTACAAGAAGAGCCCGGCGAAGAATCCTCAAGGACCGAAGACGGGTAAGTCAAAAGTCGTGCGGGGCGGTAACTGGCTCTATGTTCAGGAGTTTCTTCGTTCTTCCTTCCGTTTCAATGCCGAACCATCTGGCCGGCAGTTCGGCTACGGGTTCCGTTGCGCAAAGACTCCGTAG